AACCATTATTGCCGTCAGGTACATTAGCGGCAAATCCCCAAGGTGAAATCATTGAAATAGATCAGCAGCTTTACGGCAAGTCTTCATTCAGAGCGATCCTGGATATAGGTCTTTTGGATGTAGATCCAAAATACCTGATTCCTGAAGACGGGGAATTTGAAATTCTTGGAGCAAGTTCTGATATGTTGATACTTAACCTTGGCACGAATCCAAAGGGCTATAAAGTGGGCGATGTGATCAAATTTAATTTGAAATACATGGGTGCCTTGGGAATATTGAATTCCAGTTATGTAGATAAGGTTATTTCTGATTAAGTGACTTAAGAAGTTTTTTAGCCAAATATTTTTTTCTGACAATGTCAGCAACCTTTTTAACTATTTTGATAATCAATACTCATCATTTATCTCCAGCCAATAGCCATCAGGATCCCTGATATAAATCTGTTTGATACCATCAGGCCTGATGTTGATGGTATTTTTCTTTCCCGGCCAATCCTCATATTCAATTCCCAGTTTATTTAAGTTGGCTATGAACCCATCCATATCAGGAATGCTGAAGCAGATATGGTTGATTTTATTGATCGTGACAGGTTCCCAAGGTGCTTGAATAATATGCATGGACAGATTGTTGCCTATATCCAACCAGGTATGTAATCCATCTTTAAAAGGTTCGTCCAACTCAGGGAAATTAAAAACACCGGTATAGAAATCAGTGCTTCTTTTCAGGTTTTTGACATAAACGGCAATATGGGTGATTTTGGCCTGGGCCATTGTTTTGTGGTTAATTGTGAACAAACTAAATACTATCAATACTGAGGAAATGAGCTTTATCATGATTACTTCAGGTTTATTTACCTAAATATAACTGATTTGCAGGTTATACGGTATGGTAAATATACCATTGAAGGATCTGATTATGTAAAAGGTAAAAAAAAAGTGGATCCATCAAGAAGACAGACCCACTTTAAATTTATTTCAAGAAAGTTTATCAATTGTTATTTTTTGGAGCCAATGCTAGACTTTCGGCTTCGTCAAACAAAGTCAAGGCTTGAAGATAGGCCTCATTCACTGCTTCATTGATAATTTTATAAAAAGCATTGTCATCATAAATATTTCTTCCCATGTGGGCTTTCACCAATATTTTGAGGTACTCTTTAGACTTTTTATAATCCTTTTCATCAAACTTAACTTTATTTCTTTCCCCAACACTGATCAGGCCTTTCAACATTTCATCAGATATTTCGAACTTGTTGTAGTAATCTTCAAAACTCATTCCGTCGAATTTTTTCTTGTTCTTATCCAAGTAAT
This window of the Aquiflexum balticum DSM 16537 genome carries:
- a CDS encoding VOC family protein; translation: MAQAKITHIAVYVKNLKRSTDFYTGVFNFPELDEPFKDGLHTWLDIGNNLSMHIIQAPWEPVTINKINHICFSIPDMDGFIANLNKLGIEYEDWPGKKNTINIRPDGIKQIYIRDPDGYWLEINDEY